A genomic region of Miscanthus floridulus cultivar M001 chromosome 3, ASM1932011v1, whole genome shotgun sequence contains the following coding sequences:
- the LOC136546547 gene encoding uncharacterized protein has protein sequence MSKRLLSRLLGMFQSRTQVGVDKAGNRYFTRVEEVDRAMKERRWVEFKGADQDSTTVPVEWICWLNGQRKKAPTPEELAELEARRERVKQNIELLKKKEEEERKTGTRLVKKIGKAESPNLQSFVKQQFSGTPPDQQKGLEEVSRPKDSTHTEDATTDNERSSEPTGTGATFKPGTWQPPT, from the exons ATGTCCAAGCGGCTGCTGTCGCGGCTGCTCGGCATGTTCCAATCGCGGACGCAGGTGGGGGTCGACAAGGCCGGCAACCGCTACTTCACCCGCGTCGAGGAGGTCGACCGCGCCA TGAAGGAGAGGCGGTGGGTGGAGTTCAAGGGCGCCGACCAGGACTCGACCACCGTTCCAG TCGAGTGGATTTGCTGGCTGAATGGCCAAAGGAAGAAAGCTCCAACACCAGAG GAACTGGCTGAGCTGGAGGCAAGGCGTGAACGTGTCAAGCAAAATATTGAAC TTctcaaaaagaaagaagaagaggaaagaAAAACCGGTACCCGACTAGTCAAGAAAATTG GGAAAGCCGAATCTCCAAATCTCCAAAGTTTCGTGAAGCAGCAGTTCTCTGGTACTCCTCCAGATCAGCAGAAAG GACTTGAGGAGGTATCTAGGCCTAAGGACTCAACTCATACAGAAGATGCTACGACAGACAATGAGAG GTCATCTGAACCAACAGGAACTGGTGCCACTTTCAAGCCAGGGACTTGGCAGCCACCAACATGA
- the LOC136546546 gene encoding uncharacterized protein: protein MTSGFSPDSSQLPAGFLLSDSDLADQICRLGELAPKDEAFDLGDFDRLMTEERTEVAGTASTGVTLMASPSASSRPLDSAWVHAKVDASSRNAIICLHCGKKIGGGGITRFKYHLAGVPGQVESCKKVPDDVKRQIIQQIHEKWRNEERRYETRDACSSRVKDSSDAIFSTEGGSESLFRPSRKRRTGYFPPQTTTGSEPSSGTFMTSEDMVQLQHGVDGTEAPNDLLHEAIIAMARWWYDADVPFSAANSPFYQPMLEAIISAGLGFKGPSYHDLRNPLLKQIAQDIRQYLDDLKKEWSLHGCSIIADRQKDYGEGSIINFLVYCPRGTMFLKSVDTSTEKSDLLEIFDQVIREVGSQNIVQFITDIDARYKAAVKVLEERYGTFVWSPCAARCIDLMLENFADPRYFPMVNETLGKARKITKFVYNHAWVLSLMRKEFTNGRDLCRPGISRFATHFLSLQSIVKFEKELRQMVTSNKWVKSTYAKGGVGKDVTAIIMKDVDFWTKSKHVVKVTEPLLRVLRLVDSNEKTSMGYLYDAMEKAKESIRARMMHKACLYGPYVRVIDARMEKQLHSPLHAAGCFFNPCIYFSPSFKMQSYAFRGLIKTITSLVPDDDVQDKIFLQLEEYKKSTGDFGLPIAIRQREKLNPVAWWDNFGNGTIELQRLAIRVLSQCCSATGCERSWDTFKDLHSRKLSRLERSRLSDVVFVRYNLKLQERNLRKLKDAIDPISLDNIDVLDEWVSEEPSLLCRDDLNWESLDAPFAEPTLDDGEEFVAVDDGEEAPMAALSWPAADDLYCPQPDQDPYLYVAQDCET from the exons ATGACTTCCGGTTTCTCGCCCGACTCCTCACAACTTCCCGCCGGTTTCCTTCTCTCCGACTCCGACCTAGCGGACCAGATCTGCCGCCTGGGGGAGCTCGCCCCCAAGGACGAAGCCTTCGACCTTGGCGACTTCGACCGCTTGATGACTGAAGAGAG AACTGAGGTAGCTGGTACCGCATCAACTGGAGTCACCTTGATGGCATCACCTTCAGCTTCTTCGAGGCCACTGGATTCTGCTTGGGTTCACGCAAAAGTGGATGCCAGTTCAAGAAATGCCATCATATGTCTTCATTGTGGCAAAAAGATTGGAGGCGGCGGGATTACTCGCTTTAAATATCATCTTGCTGGAGTTCCAGGCCAAGTTGAATCTTGCAAGAAGGTGCCTGATGACGTGAAACGTCAGATAATACAACAAATTCATGAGAAGTGGAGAAATGAAGAAAGAAGGTACGAAACTAGAGATGCCTGCAGTTCACGCGTCAAAGATTCTTCAGATGCTATTTTCTCAACTGAGGGAGGCTCTGAAAGCCTATTCAGACCATCAAGGAAGCGAAGAACAGGATACTTTCCTCCGCAAACTACCACGGGTTCAGAGCCAAGCAGTGGCACATTTATGACTTCAGAAGACATGGTTCAACTTCAACATGGTGTAGATGGTACAGAAGCTCCAAATGATCTGTTACATGAAGCTATAATTGCTATGGCTAGATGGTGGTATGATGCCGATGTACCCTTTAGTGCAGCGAATTCTCCTTTCTATCAGCCTATGCTAGAAGCAATAATATCTGCTGGACTGGGCTTCAAGGGACCATCTTATCATGACCTACGTAATCCATTATTGAAACAAATTGCTCAAGACATTCGTCAATATCTGGATGATCTAAAGAAAGAATGGAGCTTACATGGTTGCTCAATTATTGCTGACAGACAAAAGGACTATGGAGAGGGTTCTATAATCAATTTTCTTGTATACTGCCCACGAGGTACTATGTTTTTAAAGTCAGTAGATACTTCGACGGAGAAATCTGATTTACTTGAGATATTTGATCAAGTTATTAGAGAAGTTGGGTCACAAAACATTGTTCAATTTATCACTGACATAGATGCAAGATATAAGGCTGCTGTTAAGGTTCTGGAGGAAAGATATGGCACTTTTGTTTGGTCTCCATGTGCAGCGCGCTGCATTGACTTGATGTTGGAGAATTTCGCTGATCCTAGATATTTTCCTATGGTCAATGAAACTTTAGGTAAAGCCAGAAAGATAACAAAGTTTGTATATAATCATGCTTGGGTTTTGTCTTTAATGAGGAAAGAGTTCACAAATGGTAGAGATCTGTGTCGTCCTGGCATCTCGAGATTTGCTACTCATTTTCTTAGTCTCCAAAGCATTGTTAAATTTGAGAAAGAGCTCCGCCAAATGGTTACCAGCAACAAATGGGTGAAATCAACGTATGCTAAAGGTGGTGTTGGAAAAGATGTCACAGCtattattatgaaagatgttgACTTCTGGACCAAGAGCAAACATGTTGTTAAGGTCACTGAGCCCCTGTTGCGTGTTCTGCGCTTGGTGGATAGTAATGAAAAAACTTCCATGGGCTATCTTTATGATGCAATGGAAAAGGCAAAGGAGTCAATAAGGGCAAGGATGATGCACAAGGCCTGTCTGTATGGGCCATATGTGCGAGTAATTGATGCGAGGATGGAGAAGCAGCTCCATAGCCCGTTGCATGCAGCAGGATGCTTTTTCAATCCTTGTATTTACTTTAGCCCTTCTTTTAAGATGCAAAGCTATGCATTTAGGGGCCTTATTAAGACAATCACTAGTTTGGTCCCTGATGACGATGTCCAAGATAAGATATTTCTTCAGCTTGAGGAATATAAGAAATCAACTGGTGACTTTGGCCTTCCAATTGCAATTCGTCAAAGAGAGAAACTTAATCCCG TTGCATGGTGGGACAACTTTGGTAATGGAACTATAGAACTTCAAAGGCTTGCAATCCGAGTCCTCAGCCAATGTTGCAGCGCAACAGGGTGCGAAAGGAGCTGGGATACATTCAAAGATCTCCATTCCAGGAAGCTAAGTAGGCTTGAGCGTTCAAGGTTAAGTGATGTTGTCTTTGTTAGGTACAATCTGAAGCTCCAAGAAAG GAACCTGCGTAAGCTTAAGGATGCCATAGATCCTATCAGCCTGGACAACATTGATGTCTTGGATGAATGGGTCAGTGAAGAACCTAGCCTTCTCTGCAGAGACGACCTGAACTGGGAGAGCCTAGACGCACCATTTGCCGAACCAACTTTGGACGACGGCGAAGAGTTCGTCGCCGTTGACGACGGCGAGGAAGCCCCAATGGCGGCACTGTCGTGGCCAGCAGCAGATGATTTGTACTGCCCACAACCAGATCAGGACCCCTACCTGTATGTCGCCCAAGATTGCGAAACTTGA